A window from Myxococcus fulvus encodes these proteins:
- a CDS encoding hydroxymethylglutaryl-CoA reductase, degradative, with protein sequence MSETVTSRLSGFHKLPMDERLATLARMFRLSPGDLEQLRGTEALQPVLANQMIENAVGTFSLPLGLGLNLQVNGRDYLVPMAVEEPSVVAAVSFASKIVRENGGFSAEADESMMIGQIQVTRFGDPTEAAEKILAHKEQLLALANSFHPAMVARGGGARDVEVRILPAPEGPRGEPLLVVHILIDTQEAMGANLINTVAEGVAPLVEQITGGKVYLRILSNLADRRLARATCRIPLAALADFEMPGEIIAEGIAQASRFAEADPYRAATHNKGVMNGIDAVAIATGQDWRAIEAGAHAFACRNGQYRPLSTWYLEEGHLVGRIELPMALGMVGGPIKVHPGVQMALKLLRASGVRELSMVFAAVGLAQNFAALRALGSIGIQKGHMALHARCVAVTAGARGDWVEKLADLLVQAGHVKVEKAREILASLSAEDAKAATTGTTV encoded by the coding sequence ATGTCTGAGACGGTGACGTCCCGGCTATCCGGGTTCCACAAGCTGCCGATGGACGAGCGCCTCGCGACGCTCGCCCGCATGTTCCGGCTGTCGCCCGGGGACTTGGAGCAGCTTCGAGGGACGGAGGCGCTCCAGCCGGTGCTGGCCAATCAGATGATCGAGAACGCGGTGGGGACCTTCTCCCTGCCGCTGGGCCTGGGGCTCAACCTCCAGGTGAACGGGCGCGACTACCTGGTGCCCATGGCGGTGGAGGAGCCGTCCGTCGTGGCGGCCGTGTCCTTCGCCTCGAAGATCGTCCGCGAGAACGGTGGCTTCAGCGCCGAGGCGGACGAGTCGATGATGATCGGCCAGATCCAGGTGACGCGCTTCGGCGACCCGACGGAGGCCGCCGAGAAGATCCTGGCGCACAAGGAGCAGCTCCTCGCGCTGGCCAACAGCTTCCATCCGGCCATGGTGGCGCGCGGCGGTGGGGCCCGGGACGTGGAGGTGCGCATCCTCCCGGCGCCGGAGGGCCCTCGGGGCGAGCCGCTGCTCGTGGTGCACATCCTCATCGACACGCAGGAGGCGATGGGGGCCAACCTCATCAACACCGTGGCGGAGGGCGTGGCGCCGCTCGTCGAGCAGATCACCGGCGGCAAGGTGTACCTGCGCATCCTCTCCAACCTGGCGGACCGGCGGCTGGCGCGCGCCACGTGCCGCATCCCCCTGGCGGCGCTGGCGGACTTCGAGATGCCGGGCGAGATCATCGCCGAGGGCATCGCCCAGGCCAGCCGCTTCGCCGAAGCCGACCCGTACCGCGCGGCCACGCACAACAAGGGCGTGATGAACGGCATCGACGCGGTGGCCATCGCCACGGGCCAGGACTGGCGCGCGATTGAAGCCGGCGCGCACGCCTTCGCCTGCCGCAACGGCCAGTACCGTCCGCTGTCCACCTGGTACCTGGAGGAAGGGCACCTGGTGGGCCGCATCGAGCTGCCCATGGCGCTGGGCATGGTGGGTGGCCCCATCAAGGTGCACCCCGGCGTGCAGATGGCGCTCAAGCTGCTGCGCGCCTCGGGCGTGCGTGAGCTGTCCATGGTGTTCGCGGCGGTGGGCCTGGCGCAGAACTTCGCGGCGCTCCGGGCGCTGGGCAGCATCGGCATCCAGAAGGGTCACATGGCGCTGCATGCGCGGTGCGTGGCGGTGACGGCCGGCGCGCGCGGCGACTGGGTGGAGAAGCTGGCGGACCTGTTGGTGCAGGCGGGCCACGTGAAGGTGGAGAAGGCCCGGGAGATCCTCGCCAGCCTGTCCGCCGAGGACGCCAAGGCGGCCACCACCGGTACCACCGTCTAG
- the mvk gene encoding mevalonate kinase codes for MATSPPLSTFGAGKVILLGEHSVVYGHPALAGPLSQGVKARGVPARKCQLTLPATMSRAQRAQLTGAFLRAAKLVGEPPVKVSLDPELPLSAGLGSSAAVSVACARMLLCAAGREPTPKEAGRLAWEMEQEFHGTPSGVDHTTSAHEQLLLYRRAPGSSDVGRGKVVDSPRPLRVVVALAGERSPTKKTVGALRERQARWPERYQRLFAQMGKLASEGARAVEAGDLEGLGDAMNVNQGLLAALGLSSPALEEMVYRLRGLGALGAKLTGAGGDGGAVVGLFLEPEPAVDQLTRLGVRCFSSQLAGPRAT; via the coding sequence GTGGCCACCTCACCCCCACTGTCCACGTTCGGCGCCGGCAAGGTCATCCTGCTGGGCGAGCACAGCGTGGTGTACGGCCACCCCGCGCTCGCGGGGCCGCTGTCGCAGGGGGTGAAGGCGCGGGGCGTGCCGGCCCGGAAGTGTCAGCTGACGCTCCCCGCCACCATGAGCCGCGCCCAGCGCGCTCAGCTCACCGGCGCCTTCCTGCGCGCGGCGAAGCTGGTGGGCGAGCCTCCCGTGAAGGTGTCGTTGGACCCGGAGCTGCCCTTGTCCGCGGGACTGGGCAGCTCCGCCGCGGTGTCCGTCGCCTGCGCGCGCATGTTGCTCTGTGCCGCGGGCCGGGAGCCCACGCCCAAGGAGGCCGGGCGCCTGGCGTGGGAGATGGAGCAGGAGTTCCACGGCACGCCCTCGGGCGTGGACCACACCACCAGCGCCCATGAGCAGCTGCTCTTGTACCGCCGTGCGCCGGGCTCCTCCGACGTGGGGCGCGGCAAGGTGGTGGACAGTCCGCGTCCCTTGCGCGTGGTCGTGGCGCTGGCCGGTGAGCGCAGCCCCACGAAGAAGACCGTCGGGGCGCTGCGCGAGCGGCAGGCGCGCTGGCCCGAGCGCTACCAGCGCCTCTTCGCGCAGATGGGGAAGCTGGCGTCGGAGGGCGCGCGGGCGGTGGAGGCCGGTGACCTGGAGGGCCTGGGCGACGCGATGAACGTCAACCAGGGCCTGCTGGCGGCGCTGGGGCTGTCCTCGCCGGCATTGGAAGAGATGGTGTACCGACTGCGGGGCCTGGGAGCGCTGGGCGCCAAGCTCACCGGAGCCGGTGGGGACGGCGGGGCCGTGGTCGGTCTGTTCCTCGAACCCGAGCCCGCGGTGGACCAGCTCACCCGGCTCGGCGTGCGCTGCTTCAGCAGCCAGCTCGCGGGTCCGCGAGCGACCTAG
- the mvaD gene encoding diphosphomevalonate decarboxylase gives MKATVLAHPNIALVKYWGKRDDALILPHQSSLSLTLSPLSVTTTVEFGVPTDAVELNGHVAKGSERERVLRLLESVRAQAGDKSLGPAKVVSRGDFPMAAGLASSAAGFAALAVAGRAAAGLPRDTKAESILARLGSGSACRSVQGGFCEWQRGERPDGDDSFAVQRFDAAHWPELRMVVAILDRGEKDVKSRDGMKQAVETSPYYAAWVKDAEAEVPRAREHIARRDLQALGELCERNAWRMHSTSLAAEPPLCYLNAATVGLIHHLREHRKKGVPVWFTLDAGPNPVLLTDAANEVAAEALARACGALDVIRCVPGGDATLKSEHLF, from the coding sequence ATGAAAGCCACTGTCCTGGCGCATCCCAACATCGCCCTGGTGAAGTACTGGGGGAAGCGGGACGACGCCCTCATCCTGCCGCACCAGTCCAGCCTGTCGCTGACGCTCTCCCCGCTGTCGGTGACGACGACGGTGGAGTTCGGCGTCCCCACGGACGCGGTGGAGCTCAACGGCCACGTCGCCAAGGGCAGCGAGCGCGAGCGGGTGCTGCGCCTGTTGGAGTCGGTGCGCGCGCAAGCCGGCGACAAGTCCCTGGGCCCGGCGAAGGTCGTCTCGCGCGGGGACTTCCCCATGGCGGCGGGCCTTGCCAGCAGCGCGGCGGGCTTCGCGGCGCTGGCGGTGGCGGGGCGCGCGGCGGCGGGCCTTCCCCGCGACACGAAGGCGGAGAGCATCCTGGCCCGGCTGGGCAGCGGCTCGGCGTGCCGCAGCGTGCAGGGCGGCTTCTGCGAGTGGCAGCGCGGCGAGCGTCCGGACGGTGACGACAGCTTCGCGGTGCAGCGCTTCGACGCCGCGCACTGGCCGGAGCTGCGCATGGTGGTGGCCATCCTGGACCGCGGCGAGAAGGACGTGAAGTCGCGCGACGGGATGAAGCAGGCGGTGGAGACCAGCCCCTACTACGCGGCCTGGGTGAAGGACGCGGAGGCGGAGGTGCCCCGCGCGCGCGAGCACATCGCCCGCCGGGACTTGCAGGCGCTGGGCGAGCTGTGTGAGCGCAACGCGTGGCGGATGCATTCCACGTCGCTCGCGGCCGAGCCCCCGCTCTGCTACCTGAACGCGGCCACGGTGGGGCTCATCCACCACCTGCGCGAGCACCGCAAGAAGGGCGTGCCCGTCTGGTTCACGCTGGACGCGGGCCCCAACCCGGTGCTGCTGACGGACGCGGCGAACGAGGTGGCGGCGGAGGCGCTGGCCCGCGCGTGCGGCGCGCTGGACGTGATTCGCTGCGTGCCCGGTGGTGACGCGACGCTGAAGTCGGAGCACCTGTTCTGA
- a CDS encoding mevalonate kinase family protein encodes MERALSAPGKLFVSGEYAVLWGGVARLVAVAPRTQAYVRRRDDARVHVCLEEGTLAGSMTPRGVRWERDVPAGFSFVARTLDEALRAHGRASQGFDFAVAPSAVGPNGQKLGMGGSACATVLASEAARWVLDERYDALKLALLAHTQGQGGKGSGGDVATSFAGGVLRYRRYDVSALVDASNNGRLSAAMTESASVDVWRLPPPRVPMAYAFTGESASTRVLIGQVEARLEELGRQAFVARSDAVGQAVEDGLAGWDFRTFSEAVKAQHALLLELGPLETEGMRRVLSLAAAYGCVGKLSGAGGGDGCILFAPDVAARDELCEGLESRGFHTLLLEPEPGVRGEAHLDARLRAWVDALV; translated from the coding sequence ATGGAGCGCGCGCTCTCGGCTCCGGGGAAGCTGTTCGTCTCCGGCGAGTACGCGGTGCTGTGGGGCGGGGTGGCGCGGCTGGTGGCGGTGGCGCCCCGCACGCAGGCCTACGTGCGGCGGCGCGACGACGCGCGCGTGCACGTCTGCCTGGAGGAGGGGACGCTCGCCGGGAGCATGACGCCGCGCGGAGTCCGATGGGAGCGCGACGTGCCCGCGGGCTTCTCCTTCGTGGCGCGCACGCTGGACGAGGCGCTGCGCGCGCATGGCCGCGCGAGCCAGGGCTTCGACTTCGCGGTGGCCCCTTCGGCGGTGGGCCCCAACGGCCAGAAGCTGGGCATGGGCGGCAGCGCCTGCGCCACGGTGCTGGCGTCGGAGGCCGCGCGTTGGGTGCTGGATGAACGCTATGACGCGCTGAAGCTGGCGCTGCTGGCGCACACGCAGGGGCAGGGCGGCAAGGGCAGCGGCGGGGACGTGGCGACGAGCTTCGCGGGCGGCGTGCTGCGCTACCGGCGCTATGACGTGTCGGCGCTGGTGGATGCGAGCAACAACGGCCGGCTGAGCGCGGCGATGACGGAGTCCGCGTCCGTCGACGTCTGGCGGCTGCCTCCGCCCCGGGTGCCCATGGCGTATGCCTTCACGGGCGAGAGCGCCTCCACGCGCGTGCTCATCGGCCAGGTGGAGGCGAGGCTGGAGGAGCTGGGCCGTCAGGCCTTCGTCGCGCGCTCGGACGCGGTGGGGCAGGCGGTGGAGGACGGGCTCGCCGGCTGGGACTTCCGGACGTTCTCCGAGGCGGTGAAGGCCCAGCACGCGCTGCTGTTGGAGCTGGGCCCGCTGGAGACGGAAGGCATGCGCCGCGTGCTGTCGCTGGCGGCGGCCTACGGTTGTGTCGGGAAGCTGTCGGGAGCGGGCGGAGGCGACGGCTGCATCCTCTTCGCGCCGGACGTGGCGGCCCGCGACGAGCTGTGTGAGGGCCTGGAGTCGCGCGGCTTCCACACGCTGCTGCTGGAGCCGGAGCCCGGTGTCCGCGGCGAGGCGCACCTGGACGCGCGCCTGCGGGCCTGGGTGGACGCGCTCGTCTGA